The Kordia sp. SMS9 DNA window AATACATACTGCGATACGCTTTATGATGTGTTATGGTTTATACAAATGAGTTTCTTTTCTTTCTGAAATAAGATATTGAAATCTACATTAGCGATTCCATAAGAATGAATATGTACCACATACGCATAGTAATTTCCTTTTTCAGCCAAAATCTTTCGAATCAGTTTATTTTCTGTAAGTTTATCAGATTCTGACAGTGTTGATCGGTAATAAGAATAAGGATGTTTGGTGTTTTTTCAATGTTTTTCATAGTGTAAATTTTCTGTAGTTGATCTATATAAATCTAAATGAAAGATGCAGACTTTACAATTTAATCGCTTTTATACTACTAAAGAAGAATACATTTTGAAAAATTCACAATAGTTATATCATATTCAATCATTTTATTAAAAAATACGCAATAAAAATGCTCGGGAAATATTTTTACAGTAATGTAATATGCTTCCCCGACGTCGGGGAAGGTCTATGCAATACTGTAAAACGCTTCCCCAGTTTCGGGAAATGTTTTTGCAACACTGCAACTTGTTTCCCTAGCGTTAGGAAAGATTCCTGCAATACTGCGAACAGTTTTCCTGCATTGAGGAAAGACTCTTGCAGCGCTACAACATACTTTTGGGAAACTTCAGAAGCTTCTAAAACTACTGAGACAGACTTTCGTTGAAATACAAACGCTGCTCGTTTATAACCATAAGGGAAATGGATGTTTTTAGTTTAGCATTTAAGGGATATATACGCGTGTTGTTGGTGTAAAGAAGGTTCAAAAAAAAGACAAGTAGTTACTATACAATTCTATGATTCTGTAGTGGTGTCATCTTCTTCCTCTTCAATCCTTCTTGCTTTTGCCAATGCAGTAGCAACCAAACCCGCAGGAACTGTTACCACACCAATTCCAATAATAAGTACAAAAAACGTAAAAATTTTGCCGCCCACGGTAATAGGAATTACATCTCCATATCCGACTGTAGTTAGGGTAACAATGGCCCACCAAAGACTGTGAAAAATGGAACAGAATGCTTCTGGTTGTGCTTTGTGCTCAAAAAAGTAGATTCCTGAGGCAGAGAGATACATTAAAATTCCTGTAACAATAAAGAACAATACCATTTCTTCCTTTACAATTCTGGCAGCAATATGAAATCTGCGCAACGCTTTGTTGTAGCGTATTAATTTTAAAGCTCTAAAGATTCTAAAAACACGAAAAGCTCTTAATCCACGTAAATCAACAGAGGTATTGAGGTAAAACGGTAAAATAGCTAGTAGATCAATGATACCGTAGAAACTGAAAATATATCGGAATGTTTTTTTAGCCACATATATTCTAAGGATGTATTCAATAGAAAATACAACGACACAGAATATCTCTATGATGAAAAGAATTTGTTTGGTAGAAGCGCTATTATTTGGAAGTGTTTCAACTGCAGAAGCCACTAAGGAAATCAATATAAGTGCTTGAATACAATAGTCAAATATTTTACCTCCTCTTGTGGTGTTGTCTTCTACAAATATTCTAAGTTGTTCCTTCATTTTGGATCAGGTATAGCCTTGGTATACGAAAGAAGCGTTTATGCTACCTAAACTTTTCAGTAATGTAGCAAACCATTCTCTTTCTATACAGAAAATTCAAGATATTAAATAATTAAGTATTTGACTTTATATATGGCAATAAAAATCTATTTGCGAACTTTAGTATTGTTTGTTAATGTTAGATTTTTTAAGTAGAGTATCGTCAATAAAGTTCCGATTATGCCAATAAAACTCCATAAAATTATTAGAAAATAATCTGGATTTAGTTTCTGTATATACATGCTCAAAGACATTGCCATAAGCGCAAATCCGAGTGTGCCTGCTTTGGCTAAAATTATTCCAGTAAGAATATAGCCCCAATTCTTCTGTTTATACAATAAAAAAGCAGCCATACACATTAATGGGATTATGATGGCTAAATCTAATGAATAGATAATTAACGGAGCTTCGCCATCAGGTGTTTCAGATCGGTGTTCAGGATTCGTGAGATGAGCAAAAATATCACC harbors:
- a CDS encoding ion transporter, coding for MKEQLRIFVEDNTTRGGKIFDYCIQALILISLVASAVETLPNNSASTKQILFIIEIFCVVVFSIEYILRIYVAKKTFRYIFSFYGIIDLLAILPFYLNTSVDLRGLRAFRVFRIFRALKLIRYNKALRRFHIAARIVKEEMVLFFIVTGILMYLSASGIYFFEHKAQPEAFCSIFHSLWWAIVTLTTVGYGDVIPITVGGKIFTFFVLIIGIGVVTVPAGLVATALAKARRIEEEEDDTTTES